AAGAGTTAATCAATTATGAACAAACAAGCCAGGCTGTTCATTTCAATTTTAACAATAGTGGGATTTCTGTTTTTTGTAATCATTGGATGTGAAGAAGACCGCGGAGCTCCCAGGGATGAAGATGATGTGCCCGATGGTGTTGTTGTGGATATAGAGGGAAACAGCTACGAAACAGTGGAAATAGGAGACCAGGTTTGGATGGCAGAAAACCTGAGAACTACCAGGTACAATGATAGTACAGTTATACCCAATATTACAGATCATGATGAATGGGACGATACCGACAAGGGGGCATATGCCCGGTATAATAATGACAGAAGAAATGTTCAAAGCTGTGGTTTTTTGTATAACGCATATACCATAGAAACACAAAAACTTTGCCCTGATGGTTGGCACGTGCCAGGCGATGAAGAATGGAAGGAGCTTGAGATGGAATTGGGGATGAACCGAACAAATGCGGATAAAGTTGGGATTAAAAGGGGGATAGATGAAGGGAGTAAGCTTGCGGGAAACGCCTCATTATGGCACGCCGGTGAATTAACCAATGAATCGGTGTTTGGAGCATCTGGTTTCAAGGGATTTCCCGGGGGTGTGCGTGTAAAAAGCGGCGGTTTTTACAGCTTTGGGTTTAATGGCTGCTGGTGGACTTCTACGGTAAGTTCTTCCGGTAACGTTTGGATCCGAAAGTTGCGTTACAATTCCAGCAGAGTATACCGTAATAATTACCATAAGGGTT
This genomic stretch from Bacteroidales bacterium harbors:
- a CDS encoding fibrobacter succinogenes major paralogous domain-containing protein, whose protein sequence is MNKQARLFISILTIVGFLFFVIIGCEEDRGAPRDEDDVPDGVVVDIEGNSYETVEIGDQVWMAENLRTTRYNDSTVIPNITDHDEWDDTDKGAYARYNNDRRNVQSCGFLYNAYTIETQKLCPDGWHVPGDEEWKELEMELGMNRTNADKVGIKRGIDEGSKLAGNASLWHAGELTNESVFGASGFKGFPGGVRVKSGGFYSFGFNGCWWTSTVSSSGNVWIRKLRYNSSRVYRNNYHKGYGFSVRCLKDQAQ